The following proteins are co-located in the Micropterus dolomieu isolate WLL.071019.BEF.003 ecotype Adirondacks unplaced genomic scaffold, ASM2129224v1 contig_12881, whole genome shotgun sequence genome:
- the LOC123966191 gene encoding sialoadhesin-like, with protein MALTTLCAVVAALRVLPNRSQFFQYESVSLSCGQQGNCSEWSVKRNTSKDRNQECFKFWGRKNESHCFIADLYPTDTGVYWCESAAGERSEAVSITVTSGTVILDSPVLPVMEGDDVTLSCRNKNISNLIVDFYKDGRLIRSSSTGNMTIHSVSKSDEGLYKCKFSGAGSPDSWLTVRGHPEPPKFSLEHILLPVVVVSLLLISVILLCLWRSHKGQPVFVS; from the exons ATGGCGCTAACAACTCTCTGCGCTGTCGTTG CCGCTCTGAGAGTCCTTCCCAACAGATCCCAGTTCTTTCAGTAcgagtctgtctctctgagctgtggGCAGCAGGGAAACTGTTCTGAGTGGAGCGTTAAGAGGAACACATCCAAAGACAGAAATCAAGAGTGTTTCAAATTCTGGGGAAGAAAAAATGAATCACACTGCTTCATCGCTGACCTTTACCCTACAGACACTGGAGTGTACTGGTGTGAGTCTGCAGCAGGAGAGCGCAGTGAAGCCGTCAGCATCACAGTGACCA GTGGCACTGTGATCCTGGACAGTCCTGTCCTtcctgtgatggagggagacGATGTGactctgagctgcagaaacAAGAACATCTCCAACCTCATAGTTGATTTCTATAAAGATGGGCGTCTCATCAGGAGCAGCTCTACAGGAAACATGACCATCCACTCTGTCTCTAAATCTGATGAAGGACTCTACAAGTGCAAATTCTCTGGAGCTGGATCACCAGACAGCTGGCTGACTGTCAGAG GACATCCTGAGCCGCCTAAATTCTCTCTCGAACACATTCTACTTCCTGTGGTGGTGGTGAGCCTCTTGTTGATCTCAGTGATTCTGCTCTGCCTCTGGAGAAGCCACAAAGGTCAGCCTGTTTTTGTGTca